A portion of the Rhodanobacter sp. AS-Z3 genome contains these proteins:
- the mazG gene encoding nucleoside triphosphate pyrophosphohydrolase, whose translation MSEQPRHSLQDLLAIMARLRDPQNGCPWDVQQDFSSIAAYTIEEAYEVADAIDRQDWTDLCDELGDLLLQVVFHAQMASERGLFEFADVAHAISAKMLRRHPHVFGDTRYADLAEQMQAWEQIKSAERADKGKPADDSALAGISTGLPEWKRAHKLQQRAAATGFEWPGPMPVLEKLVEEVEEVRVEFANGADPARVQDEIGDVLFVMVNLARHAGVDFSAALRHANAKFERRFRQMEQLASADGTPFAELTLGEQEQLWQRAKQAEQEA comes from the coding sequence GTGAGCGAGCAGCCTCGTCACAGCTTGCAGGATCTGCTGGCAATCATGGCGCGTCTGCGCGATCCGCAAAACGGCTGTCCGTGGGACGTGCAACAGGACTTTTCCTCGATCGCCGCCTATACGATCGAGGAAGCCTACGAAGTGGCTGACGCGATTGATCGGCAGGACTGGACCGATCTGTGCGATGAACTGGGTGACCTGTTGTTGCAGGTGGTGTTTCACGCGCAGATGGCCTCAGAGCGAGGATTGTTCGAATTTGCCGATGTCGCCCACGCGATCAGCGCGAAGATGCTGCGCCGTCATCCGCATGTGTTCGGCGACACGCGTTATGCCGACCTCGCCGAGCAGATGCAGGCGTGGGAGCAGATCAAATCGGCGGAACGTGCGGACAAGGGCAAGCCGGCGGACGACAGCGCACTGGCGGGCATCTCGACCGGGCTGCCGGAATGGAAGCGCGCGCACAAATTGCAGCAGCGTGCTGCCGCTACCGGTTTCGAATGGCCCGGGCCGATGCCGGTGCTGGAGAAACTGGTCGAAGAAGTGGAAGAGGTGCGCGTGGAGTTCGCCAACGGTGCTGATCCGGCACGCGTGCAGGATGAAATCGGTGACGTGCTGTTCGTGATGGTGAATCTGGCGCGCCACGCCGGCGTGGATTTCTCCGCGGCGCTGCGTCATGCCAATGCGAAATTCGAGCGCCGCTTCCGGCAGATGGAACAACTTGCCAGCGCGGATGGCACGCCATTCGCCGAGCTCACGCTGGGCGAGCAGGAACAACTGTGGCAACGCGCCAAACAGGCCGAGCAGGAGGCCTGA